One segment of Pandoraea pnomenusa DNA contains the following:
- a CDS encoding ABC transporter substrate-binding protein, with translation MKRLLRLVPLLALACTVWLPTSRVAQAEEISVTQWGSSLYGLPYAMAMDRGLFKKSGVDITGILGSGGGGTTVRNILASKTPYGEVAVSAALAAARQGLDIVIVNVGTRSVAEASMVTMPDSPVRSINDLVGRKVAITSPKSVSEMLFLMVLREKGVDASKITRVASGGYVNGMTMLEQGAVAGAVAIEPLSLVRKAKYRTLYRAGDILKPMTTSVGITTRAFAQSHPDTLRAIIAGRRAGVDATYADPAGAAKLLAAQFKLPPDIAREAVDNMIRARMWSPGQFDRAELDRVADGLRLIGEIRDDVDWTKLIDTRFLPADLRAKGQP, from the coding sequence ATGAAAAGGCTGTTGCGCCTCGTTCCCCTGCTTGCCCTGGCATGCACCGTTTGGCTGCCGACCTCGCGTGTCGCGCAGGCCGAAGAAATCTCCGTCACACAATGGGGAAGCAGCCTATACGGGCTGCCCTATGCGATGGCGATGGATCGCGGCCTGTTCAAAAAGTCGGGCGTCGACATCACGGGCATTCTTGGCTCGGGCGGCGGCGGCACCACCGTGCGCAACATTCTCGCCAGCAAGACCCCGTACGGCGAAGTGGCCGTATCGGCCGCACTCGCCGCGGCGCGCCAGGGTCTGGACATCGTGATCGTCAACGTGGGCACGCGCAGCGTGGCCGAAGCGTCGATGGTCACGATGCCCGACAGCCCGGTCCGCTCGATCAACGATCTCGTCGGCAGGAAAGTGGCGATCACATCGCCCAAGAGCGTGTCGGAAATGCTCTTCCTCATGGTGCTGCGCGAAAAGGGGGTCGATGCCTCGAAGATCACCCGTGTGGCCTCCGGCGGATACGTCAACGGCATGACGATGCTCGAACAGGGCGCCGTGGCCGGTGCGGTTGCCATCGAGCCGCTCTCCCTCGTGCGCAAGGCAAAGTACCGCACGCTGTATCGCGCGGGCGACATCCTCAAGCCGATGACCACGTCCGTGGGGATCACCACGCGCGCGTTCGCGCAATCGCATCCCGACACACTGCGCGCCATCATCGCGGGGCGCCGCGCCGGGGTGGACGCAACCTACGCCGACCCCGCGGGCGCCGCGAAACTGCTGGCCGCGCAATTCAAGCTCCCGCCCGACATCGCCCGGGAAGCCGTCGACAACATGATCCGGGCGCGCATGTGGAGCCCGGGACAATTCGACCGCGCGGAGCTCGATCGTGTGGCCGACGGGCTCAGGCTCATCGGCGAGATTCGTGACGACGTGGACTGGACGAAGCTCATCGACACCCGCTTCCTGCCGGCCGACCTCCGCGCGAAGGGTCAGCCATGA
- a CDS encoding ABC transporter ATP-binding protein, giving the protein MTSHGTGPHLHLVDVAGATLTGHEPHAVLSGVTKVFDTPSGNTQRKVKMQALGPIDLTLRRGEFFSVVGPSGCGKSTLLEVIAGLAAPTTGTVLFEGRPVNGGVPDGVGVVFQEDASFPWLTVRENIGFGLRMAGVDSAEIARRVDYALGFMGLRDFANARPAQLSGGMRQRMCIARTLVIAPRLILLDEPFGALDQQTRMLMGDELLRLWRETSATVLLITHALDEAAVLSDRVGVMSSRPGRFIDIVETGWDRHRDSRGVAAPRFGDITARLWATLRDESLKAMQAGQPPRDGGVRRPGLRGR; this is encoded by the coding sequence ATGACTTCCCATGGAACGGGCCCGCACCTGCATCTGGTAGACGTCGCTGGCGCAACGTTGACCGGCCACGAGCCACACGCCGTGCTGTCGGGTGTGACCAAGGTGTTCGACACGCCGAGCGGGAATACACAGCGAAAAGTGAAGATGCAGGCGCTCGGCCCCATCGATCTGACGCTGCGTCGCGGGGAATTCTTCTCGGTCGTCGGCCCGTCGGGATGCGGCAAGTCGACACTGCTCGAAGTGATCGCGGGACTCGCGGCGCCGACCACCGGCACCGTGCTGTTCGAAGGGCGACCGGTGAACGGCGGCGTGCCCGACGGGGTCGGCGTCGTCTTCCAGGAGGACGCCTCGTTCCCGTGGCTCACCGTGCGCGAGAACATCGGTTTCGGGCTTCGCATGGCCGGGGTCGACAGCGCGGAGATCGCTCGTCGCGTGGACTACGCCCTCGGCTTCATGGGGCTGCGCGACTTCGCCAACGCCCGCCCCGCCCAGCTCTCGGGCGGCATGCGTCAGCGCATGTGCATTGCACGAACGCTCGTCATCGCCCCGCGCCTGATCCTGCTTGACGAGCCATTCGGCGCGCTCGATCAGCAAACACGCATGCTCATGGGCGACGAGTTGCTGCGGTTGTGGCGCGAAACGTCCGCGACCGTCTTGCTCATCACGCACGCGCTCGACGAGGCGGCGGTACTCTCGGATCGCGTCGGCGTGATGTCGTCGCGTCCGGGCCGCTTCATCGACATCGTCGAGACCGGCTGGGACCGTCATCGCGACAGTCGCGGCGTGGCCGCGCCGCGTTTCGGCGACATTACCGCCCGCCTCTGGGCGACGTTGCGCGACGAGTCGCTCAAGGCGATGCAGGCCGGCCAGCCCCCGCGCGACGGCGGCGTACGCCGCCCCGGCCTTCGCGGTCGCTGA
- the dkgB gene encoding 2,5-didehydrogluconate reductase DkgB encodes MNHIPPFGLGTFRLKDRVVIDSVRNGLDLGYRAIDTAQIYGNEAEVGQAIAESGVSRGDLFLTTKIWVDNYAREKLAPSLEQSLARLRTDYVDLTLIHWPAPNNGVPLEEFMHALVEARARGLTRRIGISNFNIALTKQAIAAVGKDAIATNQIELSPYLQNARLVEFLAQEGIHVTSYMTLAYGKVLGDPVIGDIARRHQATPAQVTLAWAMQRGFSVIPSSTKRENLASNLLAQSLRLTDDDMARIAALERNGREVNPDGLAPRWD; translated from the coding sequence ATGAACCACATTCCTCCATTTGGCCTGGGCACCTTCCGCCTGAAGGATCGGGTCGTGATCGATTCCGTACGAAACGGTCTCGACCTTGGCTATCGCGCGATCGACACCGCGCAGATCTATGGCAACGAAGCGGAGGTCGGACAGGCGATCGCAGAGTCGGGCGTCTCCCGCGGCGACCTGTTTCTGACCACCAAGATATGGGTCGACAACTACGCCCGCGAAAAGCTCGCGCCAAGCCTGGAACAGAGTCTCGCCAGGCTGCGCACCGACTACGTCGACCTCACGCTGATTCACTGGCCCGCGCCCAACAACGGTGTACCTCTCGAGGAATTCATGCACGCGCTGGTCGAGGCCAGGGCCCGTGGGTTGACACGCCGTATCGGCATATCGAACTTCAACATCGCGCTGACGAAGCAGGCCATCGCCGCCGTCGGCAAGGACGCCATCGCGACCAACCAGATCGAGCTGAGCCCCTACCTGCAGAACGCCCGGTTAGTCGAATTCCTCGCGCAGGAAGGCATTCACGTGACTTCGTACATGACGCTCGCCTACGGCAAGGTGCTGGGCGACCCCGTGATCGGCGACATCGCACGGCGCCACCAGGCCACGCCGGCGCAGGTGACGCTCGCCTGGGCGATGCAGCGCGGCTTCTCGGTGATTCCATCGTCCACCAAACGGGAGAACCTTGCGAGCAACCTGCTGGCCCAATCGCTGCGGCTTACCGACGACGACATGGCTCGCATCGCCGCGCTCGAGCGCAACGGCCGCGAGGTCAACCCGGACGGTCTGGCGCCGCGGTGGGACTGA
- a CDS encoding LysR family transcriptional regulator: MKVTLDELQAFAAVVDTGSITAAAQQLGLTVSATSRTLGRLEEKLKTTLLRRTTRRLALTDEGEAFLRNARSIIDAVENAEAQMLTRREKPSGRLRVDAATPFMLHVIVPLVAGYRERYPEVELELHSNEGIIDLLERRTDVAIRIGHLKDSTLHSRLIGHSRVRILASPAYLQAHGTPRKAEDLARHSLLGFSQPESLNAWPIAGAGADGAPHRIVPDIVSSSGETLRQLALESAGIVSLSDFMTVRDREAGRLVQILARQTLDVRQPVQAVYYRNTAISSRIASFVDYLVAALGEPATQGKGKSWTAS; the protein is encoded by the coding sequence ATGAAGGTCACGCTAGACGAACTTCAGGCGTTTGCCGCCGTGGTCGACACCGGCTCGATCACGGCCGCCGCGCAGCAGCTCGGCCTTACCGTGTCGGCGACGAGCCGCACGCTCGGGCGTCTGGAAGAGAAGTTGAAGACAACGCTGCTGCGCCGCACGACACGGCGCCTGGCGCTCACGGACGAGGGCGAGGCGTTTCTGCGAAATGCCCGCTCGATCATCGACGCCGTCGAGAACGCCGAAGCGCAAATGCTCACCCGGCGGGAAAAGCCATCGGGACGCTTGCGGGTCGACGCCGCCACGCCGTTCATGCTCCATGTGATCGTGCCGCTCGTGGCGGGCTATCGCGAACGCTATCCGGAGGTGGAGCTCGAGCTCCACAGCAACGAAGGCATCATCGACCTGCTGGAGCGGCGGACCGACGTGGCGATTCGCATCGGGCATCTCAAGGATTCCACGTTGCACAGCCGTCTGATCGGTCACAGTCGCGTGCGAATCCTCGCGAGCCCCGCCTATTTGCAAGCTCACGGAACCCCACGTAAGGCAGAGGACCTCGCAAGGCATTCGCTGCTGGGATTCAGTCAACCCGAATCGCTCAACGCATGGCCGATTGCCGGCGCCGGCGCCGACGGCGCGCCGCACCGGATCGTGCCGGACATCGTGTCGTCGAGCGGCGAAACACTGCGCCAGCTGGCGCTCGAAAGCGCGGGAATCGTGAGTCTGTCGGATTTCATGACGGTGCGTGATCGCGAGGCAGGCCGTCTTGTGCAGATCCTCGCGCGTCAGACCCTGGACGTGCGCCAGCCGGTTCAGGCGGTCTATTACCGAAACACGGCAATATCGTCGCGAATCGCGTCGTTCGTCGATTATCTGGTGGCCGCGCTCGGCGAGCCGGCGACGCAAGGCAAGGGCAAATCATGGACGGCGTCATGA
- a CDS encoding amino acid ABC transporter permease — translation MDFDVAYLIAQWPALWRGALMTLEVSVIAIVCSALIGVAGCAIRIFRVPVLSQIVTGYVELMRNTPILVQLFFIFYGLPAIGCGLSLFASGVLCLSLWAGAYQIENLRGGMAGVGRRMYESCHALSLRPWHYFTLVALPIALRHALPGMLNTAISLLKNSSYLQAIGLMELTFVAVDRIATDFRPLEMFGAILVLYLGMVAVLALLAHRLSAWLQRPFKTH, via the coding sequence ATGGACTTCGACGTTGCCTATCTGATCGCGCAATGGCCCGCGCTCTGGCGCGGCGCATTGATGACGCTGGAAGTCTCGGTGATTGCCATCGTTTGCTCGGCGCTCATTGGCGTGGCCGGATGCGCGATCCGCATCTTCCGCGTGCCGGTGCTCTCCCAGATCGTGACCGGCTACGTGGAGCTGATGCGAAACACGCCCATTCTCGTGCAGCTGTTCTTCATCTTCTATGGATTGCCGGCGATCGGATGCGGCCTGTCGTTGTTCGCCTCGGGGGTGCTTTGCCTGTCGCTGTGGGCCGGGGCCTACCAGATCGAGAACTTGCGCGGTGGGATGGCCGGTGTCGGTCGACGCATGTACGAGTCGTGTCACGCGTTGTCGCTGCGGCCGTGGCATTACTTTACGCTGGTTGCGCTGCCGATCGCGCTGCGCCACGCGCTGCCCGGCATGCTGAACACGGCGATCTCGCTTCTCAAGAACTCGTCTTATCTTCAGGCCATCGGTTTGATGGAACTCACGTTCGTCGCCGTCGACCGCATTGCCACGGACTTTCGCCCGCTTGAGATGTTCGGCGCGATTCTCGTGCTGTACCTGGGCATGGTCGCCGTGCTCGCCCTGCTCGCGCATCGGCTTTCGGCCTGGTTGCAGCGACCGTTCAAGACTCACTGA
- a CDS encoding transporter substrate-binding domain-containing protein yields MSSLRRSFVFTSALAACAVVVTMTLGARPVLAAPGDLPPLPEEIKSQGQLRVGVRCDQPPYGYQDSTGAFAGVEVEMGRQIAEWAFGSKDKAVFTCVTAENRVPQLLGRKVDLLIATLGVSPERARVIDFTKPYRWGASDVVVRRDSGIETLSDLKGKTLVALKGSVQAKWFEDHMPDVKMLRLNTAADAMQTFRQGRADAYTHDAATLVVAAAKDPGAKLLGQYFQISDAAIGVRKHETAWRDYLTAAIARMRYEGRFVQWVKQSVPESIRSYYLSVFQQGRPKEVL; encoded by the coding sequence ATGTCAAGCCTGCGTCGTTCGTTCGTATTCACTTCCGCCCTGGCTGCGTGTGCCGTTGTCGTCACCATGACGCTGGGCGCGCGACCCGTGCTGGCCGCGCCTGGCGATCTGCCGCCATTGCCGGAGGAGATCAAGTCACAGGGTCAACTGCGCGTCGGCGTGCGCTGCGACCAGCCGCCTTACGGGTACCAGGACAGTACCGGCGCGTTTGCCGGTGTGGAAGTCGAGATGGGCCGCCAGATTGCCGAGTGGGCGTTCGGCTCGAAGGACAAGGCGGTGTTTACTTGCGTGACGGCCGAGAATCGCGTGCCGCAACTGCTTGGCCGCAAGGTCGACCTGCTCATTGCCACCCTCGGCGTGTCACCGGAACGCGCGCGCGTGATCGATTTCACGAAGCCCTACCGCTGGGGCGCCAGCGACGTGGTGGTGCGCCGCGACAGCGGTATCGAGACACTCTCCGACCTCAAGGGCAAGACGCTCGTCGCGCTCAAGGGTTCGGTGCAGGCGAAGTGGTTCGAGGATCACATGCCAGACGTGAAGATGCTGCGCCTGAACACGGCTGCCGACGCCATGCAAACCTTCCGTCAGGGCCGCGCCGACGCCTACACGCACGACGCCGCGACCCTCGTCGTGGCGGCGGCGAAGGACCCCGGAGCGAAACTGCTGGGGCAGTATTTCCAGATATCAGATGCCGCCATCGGTGTGCGCAAGCATGAGACCGCGTGGCGCGACTATCTGACGGCGGCGATCGCACGCATGCGTTATGAAGGGCGCTTCGTCCAGTGGGTCAAGCAAAGCGTGCCCGAGTCGATCCGCAGCTATTACCTCTCGGTGTTCCAGCAGGGACGTCCGAAGGAAGTCCTGTAA
- a CDS encoding ABC transporter permease — METKQANPLGTLAVLLGLLVLWLAVHQLNPAALGSPATTVQGLWRMMSTAAFWDDAAQTGRALVYSLAIAIAGGVALGLVLGANRLAANVAEPILVNLYALPKVTLYPLVLLIFGLGLAAKVAFGVMHGLMPVLIFTMNGIRQIRPVYFRAAHAMHLSRRQIALHVVLPAVLPEVFAGVRLGFSLSLLGVLIGEMFASQKGLGHQIANAMNLGDIDTIMAVALFLVLFAVAGNALLMAMSRRYGTPTA, encoded by the coding sequence ATGGAAACGAAGCAAGCCAATCCCCTCGGTACGCTGGCCGTCCTGCTCGGGCTCCTGGTTCTGTGGCTGGCCGTGCACCAGCTCAACCCCGCGGCCCTGGGTTCGCCCGCCACGACCGTGCAGGGGCTGTGGCGCATGATGAGCACGGCGGCGTTCTGGGACGATGCCGCGCAAACCGGTCGGGCGCTCGTCTACTCGCTGGCGATCGCCATCGCCGGGGGCGTTGCGCTGGGCCTCGTACTCGGCGCGAATCGACTTGCGGCAAACGTGGCGGAGCCGATTCTCGTCAACCTGTACGCGTTGCCCAAGGTCACGCTGTACCCGCTGGTGCTGCTGATCTTCGGCCTGGGGCTCGCGGCCAAGGTGGCGTTCGGGGTCATGCACGGCCTGATGCCGGTGCTGATCTTTACGATGAACGGCATCCGGCAGATCCGTCCCGTGTATTTCCGTGCGGCGCATGCCATGCATCTCTCGCGCCGACAGATCGCGTTGCACGTTGTCCTGCCCGCGGTGCTACCCGAGGTGTTCGCCGGTGTACGGCTGGGGTTTTCACTGTCGTTGCTAGGGGTGCTGATTGGCGAGATGTTCGCTTCGCAGAAGGGGCTGGGCCATCAGATCGCCAACGCAATGAACCTCGGCGACATCGACACGATCATGGCCGTCGCACTCTTTCTCGTGCTCTTCGCCGTGGCCGGCAACGCGCTGCTCATGGCCATGAGCCGGCGATACGGCACGCCCACGGCTTGA
- a CDS encoding ABC transporter permease encodes MIHTERLIRMGIVAGLILLVEWLCRSGTIPGTVLIAPSAMARHAIDLLREGRFAGDIATSFASIAVASLCAVVLGFVAGLAIHAMPGVRRALEPLIASYYAVPTFAFYPVFIVLFGVGVLPIIVIATLLAVVSMVTATMNGLDRIPRVYAKTARTMRLSRWQAVWHVKLPAALPHLFGGVRLAVSHAFIGVIASEFILSGAGIGYAIGYAYNNFENADMYALMLMVLIAVTLVNGVLDHVDARFRARRGNVASPRR; translated from the coding sequence ATGATTCACACTGAACGCCTCATCCGCATGGGCATCGTCGCCGGCCTGATCCTGCTGGTGGAATGGCTGTGCCGCAGCGGCACGATTCCGGGCACCGTCCTGATTGCCCCGAGCGCCATGGCCCGGCATGCCATCGATCTGTTGCGCGAAGGCCGCTTCGCGGGCGACATCGCGACGAGCTTCGCGAGCATCGCCGTCGCTTCGCTGTGCGCCGTCGTTCTCGGTTTCGTTGCCGGGCTCGCCATCCACGCGATGCCCGGCGTGCGCCGCGCACTCGAGCCGCTCATCGCGAGTTATTACGCCGTACCGACATTCGCGTTCTATCCCGTATTCATCGTGCTGTTCGGCGTGGGCGTGCTGCCGATCATTGTCATTGCCACCCTGCTCGCCGTCGTCTCGATGGTGACCGCAACGATGAACGGGCTCGATCGCATTCCTCGCGTGTACGCGAAAACCGCGCGAACGATGCGGCTGTCCCGCTGGCAGGCCGTGTGGCATGTGAAGCTGCCGGCCGCCCTGCCGCACCTGTTCGGTGGGGTGCGACTCGCGGTCTCGCATGCCTTCATCGGGGTGATCGCGTCCGAGTTCATTCTGTCGGGCGCGGGCATCGGATACGCCATCGGCTACGCCTACAACAACTTCGAGAATGCCGACATGTATGCGCTGATGCTCATGGTGCTGATTGCCGTGACACTGGTCAACGGCGTGCTCGACCACGTCGACGCGCGCTTTCGGGCGCGACGCGGCAACGTCGCCAGTCCGCGACGCTGA
- a CDS encoding alpha/beta hydrolase — MQANVRGRVWKWSKRGLVALLLVLGTLLALRIYDTQRGPGLSLWHTYVPPDWHAAQIDHATWGAYLDHENALFDDVREHVSDQLPPDERVASNRFNPRSAIYPEHFKQDWNRSYTLMPQGTPRGVVVLLHGLTDSPYSLRHIGRRYRRDGFAVVAIRLPGHGTVPAGLTDATWEDWRAATRLAVREARALVPAPAPLHLVGFSNGGALAMQFALDALENDTLARPDRLVLISPMIGITRFARFAGLAALPAFLPPFAKAAWLGIVPEFNPFKYNSFPVNGARQSYALTQALQAQIARMSRQGVLDGALPPVLTFHSVLDFTVSTRAVVSALYEHLPANGSELVLFDINRSAKMTPFFRTAASDAMLRLLPSGRRSYRTTVITNAGNDSPDMVAQVTEPGSSETAARAIPFQYPPEIFSLSHVALPFPMSDTLYGLHPDEPENYGVHLGAMSVRGEVGFLVIGSDTFVRLSSNPFYPLMEQYIDGLTGAVSQQTASRP, encoded by the coding sequence ATGCAGGCAAACGTTCGCGGTAGGGTCTGGAAGTGGAGCAAGCGAGGGCTGGTGGCGTTGCTGCTGGTCCTCGGAACGCTTCTGGCACTTCGCATCTACGACACCCAACGTGGTCCGGGGCTGTCGCTGTGGCACACCTATGTGCCGCCAGACTGGCATGCGGCGCAGATCGATCACGCCACATGGGGCGCCTATCTCGACCATGAGAACGCGTTGTTCGACGATGTTCGCGAGCATGTGAGCGACCAACTGCCGCCCGACGAGCGGGTCGCGAGCAACCGGTTCAATCCGCGCAGTGCCATCTATCCCGAGCATTTCAAGCAGGACTGGAACCGTTCCTACACGCTGATGCCGCAGGGCACGCCGCGTGGCGTGGTGGTGCTGCTGCACGGCCTGACGGATTCGCCTTACAGTCTGCGGCACATCGGTCGGCGTTATCGGCGTGACGGCTTCGCGGTGGTGGCGATCCGCTTGCCCGGTCACGGCACGGTACCGGCCGGGCTGACCGATGCGACGTGGGAGGACTGGCGCGCGGCTACCCGGCTGGCGGTCCGCGAGGCGCGCGCGCTCGTGCCCGCGCCCGCGCCGCTGCATCTCGTCGGGTTCTCGAACGGCGGTGCGCTCGCGATGCAGTTCGCACTCGACGCACTGGAGAACGACACGCTCGCACGGCCCGACCGGCTGGTGCTGATCTCTCCGATGATCGGCATCACCCGCTTCGCGCGTTTTGCCGGGCTGGCCGCCTTGCCCGCGTTCCTGCCGCCGTTTGCGAAAGCGGCCTGGCTTGGCATCGTGCCCGAGTTCAATCCGTTCAAATACAACTCGTTTCCCGTGAACGGTGCGCGCCAGTCGTACGCGCTCACGCAGGCACTTCAGGCGCAGATCGCGCGCATGTCGCGCCAAGGCGTGCTCGACGGTGCGCTCCCGCCGGTGCTGACGTTTCACTCCGTACTCGACTTCACGGTCAGCACGCGCGCCGTGGTCAGCGCGCTATACGAGCATTTGCCGGCGAACGGCAGCGAGCTGGTCTTGTTCGACATCAACCGCTCGGCGAAGATGACGCCGTTTTTTCGCACGGCGGCGTCCGATGCCATGCTTCGCCTGCTGCCTTCGGGACGCCGGTCCTATCGCACGACGGTCATTACCAACGCTGGCAACGATTCGCCGGACATGGTGGCGCAAGTGACAGAGCCGGGCAGCAGCGAGACCGCCGCCCGGGCGATCCCGTTCCAATATCCGCCGGAGATCTTCTCGTTGTCGCACGTGGCATTGCCATTTCCCATGTCCGACACGCTGTATGGCCTGCACCCGGACGAGCCTGAAAACTACGGCGTGCATCTCGGCGCGATGTCGGTGCGTGGCGAGGTGGGGTTCCTCGTGATTGGCTCGGACACCTTTGTGCGGCTCTCGTCGAATCCGTTCTATCCGTTGATGGAGCAGTACATCGATGGCCTGACCGGCGCGGTATCGCAGCAGACGGCTTCGCGGCCCTGA
- a CDS encoding amino acid ABC transporter permease, producing MNVILENWLVIVHGLRMTLALAGAVLICTTLISLVLGVLATLPNRALRWIIHGYVELFRSIPLIVNVFCVFFVAPMFGLDLSPFLAATVGLSLWGGANGTVVVSGGILSVASHQWKSAAALGLRRWQIYRYVIGPQSVSAILPAYTGLLTLLVQSTSLGALIGVSEFLKVNQNIIERTTIMQGQNPAFEVYGLVLAVYFVICSALSALSRHLERRLQRERVRPLSTQG from the coding sequence ATGAACGTCATTCTTGAAAACTGGCTCGTGATCGTTCACGGGCTGCGCATGACGCTGGCGCTTGCCGGCGCGGTGCTCATCTGCACGACCTTGATTTCGCTGGTGCTCGGCGTGCTCGCGACATTGCCCAATCGCGCGCTCCGGTGGATCATCCACGGCTATGTCGAACTGTTCCGCTCGATTCCGCTGATCGTCAATGTCTTTTGCGTGTTCTTCGTTGCGCCGATGTTCGGTCTCGATCTGAGTCCTTTCCTGGCGGCGACGGTCGGACTCTCGCTCTGGGGCGGCGCGAACGGCACGGTGGTCGTCTCCGGGGGCATTCTGTCGGTGGCGTCGCACCAGTGGAAGAGTGCGGCGGCGCTCGGGCTACGCCGCTGGCAGATCTACCGTTACGTGATCGGTCCGCAGTCGGTGAGCGCGATTCTTCCGGCCTATACCGGTCTGCTCACCCTGCTCGTGCAGTCGACGTCGCTCGGCGCGCTCATCGGCGTGAGCGAGTTCCTCAAGGTCAATCAGAACATCATCGAGCGCACCACCATCATGCAGGGCCAGAACCCGGCCTTCGAAGTGTACGGCCTCGTACTCGCTGTCTATTTCGTCATCTGTTCCGCGCTCAGCGCGCTGTCACGTCACCTCGAACGCCGGCTGCAACGCGAACGCGTTCGTCCGCTCTCCACACAAGGTTGA
- a CDS encoding LysR substrate-binding domain-containing protein: MKFKQVEAFRAVIQTGSMTAAADALHTSQPNISRLIGQLEDSAGFRLFERINGRLQLTDEGAELFRDVERAFVSLKSLEDSAEQIRRSGTGRLRVGAVPSIALTQMPEVIRQFRETHPGVAVSLLTNDSPRVAHWVASQFCDLGVVSYVSRDVSGIEATTISEIAGVCAFPGGHRLGAHDVITPADLEHEPFIALSLVDGTRMKIDQRFREAGVELRHKELETPYEATVCALVAGGLGVSVVSRAVAQAYAGPHLDYRPFSPDVLFTTHLLRPRHGPQSLLAQRFAATLRDVVSGVR, encoded by the coding sequence ATGAAGTTCAAGCAGGTGGAAGCGTTTCGCGCCGTGATTCAGACGGGGTCCATGACCGCGGCGGCCGACGCGCTGCATACGTCGCAGCCCAACATTAGCCGGCTGATCGGGCAATTGGAGGACAGCGCGGGATTCCGGCTGTTCGAGCGCATCAACGGCCGTCTGCAGCTCACGGACGAAGGCGCCGAGCTGTTCCGCGACGTCGAGCGCGCGTTCGTCAGCCTGAAGAGCCTCGAGGATTCCGCCGAGCAGATCCGCCGCTCGGGCACTGGCCGTCTGAGAGTGGGTGCCGTCCCCTCGATTGCGCTCACGCAGATGCCTGAAGTGATCCGGCAGTTTCGCGAGACGCATCCCGGTGTCGCCGTTTCGTTGCTCACCAACGATTCGCCGCGCGTGGCGCACTGGGTGGCGTCGCAATTCTGCGATCTTGGCGTGGTGTCCTACGTGAGCCGCGACGTCTCCGGTATCGAAGCGACGACCATCAGCGAAATTGCCGGCGTCTGCGCGTTTCCGGGCGGTCACCGGCTCGGGGCGCATGACGTGATAACGCCGGCCGATCTCGAGCACGAGCCGTTCATCGCGCTCTCGCTCGTCGACGGCACACGCATGAAGATCGATCAGCGGTTTCGCGAAGCCGGCGTGGAACTCCGGCACAAGGAGCTCGAAACCCCGTATGAAGCGACCGTGTGCGCGCTGGTCGCCGGCGGGCTTGGGGTGAGCGTGGTGAGCCGAGCGGTGGCGCAGGCGTACGCGGGGCCCCATCTCGACTATCGCCCGTTTTCGCCGGATGTCCTGTTCACAACGCATCTGCTGCGTCCGCGGCATGGGCCGCAGAGCCTGCTCGCCCAGCGCTTCGCCGCCACGCTGCGCGACGTCGTCAGCGGCGTGCGTTGA